In one Methylocaldum szegediense genomic region, the following are encoded:
- a CDS encoding IS481 family transposase — MQIRLHKKARTTPAVRQAIQESTLSERALAQKHGISRTTVRKWKHRSSVEDASHRPHTLRTTLTPAQEAIVVYLRQALLLSLDDLLAVTREFLNPAVSRSGLDRCLRRHGVASLKTLLPPTEKAKVKPFKAYEPGFLHLDVKYLPAIDGEPRRYLFVAIDRATRWVYVALKPNRTALSAKDFLKAVIQAAPFRIQKCLTDNGSEFTDRFLTRTRQPSGTHEFDRLCTEQGIEHRLIPPGRPQTNGLVERFNGRIEEVLQTHHFDSTADLDTTLHRYVELYNHHIPQKALGHLTPIQALKNWQTSHPHLLRKRVYLHAGPDTRTVPNDSVDSLAQVC; from the coding sequence ATGCAGATTCGCCTTCACAAGAAGGCCCGTACCACACCGGCTGTGCGACAGGCCATTCAAGAGTCCACGTTGAGCGAGCGCGCCTTGGCCCAAAAGCATGGCATTAGCCGAACGACCGTCCGCAAGTGGAAACACCGCTCCTCGGTCGAAGATGCCTCGCATCGGCCCCACACCCTCAGAACCACGCTCACGCCCGCCCAGGAAGCCATCGTGGTCTACCTCCGCCAAGCTCTGCTCCTCTCCTTGGATGATCTCCTGGCCGTGACCCGGGAATTTCTCAATCCTGCCGTGTCCCGTTCCGGGCTAGACCGCTGCCTGCGCCGCCACGGGGTGGCGTCCCTCAAGACCCTGCTTCCGCCTACAGAGAAGGCGAAGGTCAAACCCTTCAAGGCCTATGAGCCCGGCTTCCTTCACCTGGATGTTAAGTACTTGCCCGCCATCGACGGCGAACCCCGCCGATACCTGTTCGTCGCCATCGACCGCGCCACCCGCTGGGTCTATGTCGCCCTCAAGCCCAACCGCACCGCCTTAAGCGCAAAGGACTTCCTCAAAGCGGTGATTCAGGCCGCGCCTTTCCGCATCCAGAAATGCCTGACCGACAACGGCTCGGAGTTTACCGACCGTTTCCTGACCCGAACTCGGCAGCCCTCGGGGACGCATGAGTTTGACCGCCTCTGTACTGAACAAGGCATCGAACATCGCCTGATTCCGCCGGGCCGGCCCCAAACGAATGGCCTGGTGGAACGCTTCAATGGCCGCATCGAGGAGGTGTTGCAAACCCATCACTTCGATTCAACCGCCGATCTGGACACCACCCTGCACCGCTATGTCGAGCTGTACAATCATCACATTCCCCAAAAGGCCTTAGGCCATCTCACCCCGATTCAGGCTCTCAAAAACTGGCAAACGTCCCATCCCCATCTCCTTCGCAAGAGGGTTTATCTTCACGCGGGACCTGACACCAGAACGGTACCGAATGATTCTGTCGATTCGCTTGCGCAAGTCTGCTAG
- a CDS encoding M10 family metallopeptidase, which translates to MTAYTKEEIKNSLVRTYAWNGYDLGQELNLTYSFADLLPYWENFDFGLSKVVKGTINSITGPQKEAFRAAVERWESVANIHLKEEAPYTFTVEGSAASYSFGDIVVVGGAMEERDILGSTTFPSASRSVNSVGDIVIANTGPAAIQNSQLEPGQTGFNTFVHELGHALGLNHPVNYKDETANPNPLPSDPGQRYTVMSYQPVKGIPGYAEWWASAPMLYDILAIQTLYGANPNTGAGDGDRYTFQTGANAIQAIWDADGSDDVIDASALTKPVTIDLRPGHFSFVGKDERHSVQQIAIAYQIAGYEHNWIENAIGGTSDDRLIGNDAVNRLEGNAGNDTLEGGKGDDILVGGAGFDTYVHRSGDGSDRIVETREADGTFHGLIRIESTVSDQLATGYFKPVDDQPDTYTSADGLILIRGATWQLQTPDGASIDLGADFQSGDLGIRLAAAPPTTHTQLNGDETGNYLSSTSIGSVRVDGLDGKDMIWGSAEADVLNGGDGNDWIVGDGGADHIDGGPGDDYITGVGDGSFVDAGGGHDIISAVGAEFMVIDRPNSPITADAFWTDVSQHWNSGHSAPYLHASGSVTVDYYGGIRPGETYRGESVLGGGWTYEFTITSSNVFNVKYMHPTLAPTGIAPARSWEHGMASMPAHVQGVALWGGDGNDLLIGHGAKDNLAGGKDNDILLGNGGDDDLKGGEGEDILIGGSGIDVLDGGSENDQLFGEAGGDIIFGGGGNDDIWAGPLSALAGADGDDYVDGGAGDDYVESGEGNDTLLGGADNDTLFAGAGSDVLAGGTGVDYLDGGAEQDVLHADDGADVLVGGIGDDTLEGGAGRDTYVYNLGDGIDRIDDFAEPGAAGGPIGNVLSFGAGIGPSDLRLGLGSLAIHLPDGGAIHIEGFNADDPGANPVIDTFEFADGTTLSYHQLIERGFDIVGTVQHPQLREKADKKPRHWRTILSSSL; encoded by the coding sequence ATGACAGCGTATACGAAGGAAGAAATTAAGAATTCATTGGTGAGAACCTACGCTTGGAATGGCTACGATCTTGGCCAGGAACTGAACCTGACCTACAGTTTTGCTGATCTCTTGCCTTATTGGGAAAACTTTGACTTTGGATTGAGCAAAGTAGTAAAGGGCACTATTAATTCCATTACAGGACCACAGAAAGAAGCCTTTCGTGCGGCTGTCGAACGTTGGGAAAGCGTCGCCAATATTCACTTAAAAGAGGAGGCTCCGTATACCTTCACGGTCGAGGGATCAGCGGCTTCATATTCTTTTGGGGATATTGTTGTTGTGGGTGGTGCAATGGAAGAGCGAGACATTCTTGGAAGCACAACTTTCCCCTCCGCATCCCGCTCGGTAAACTCGGTCGGCGATATCGTGATTGCGAATACCGGGCCGGCCGCAATTCAGAACAGTCAGCTTGAGCCCGGGCAAACCGGCTTTAACACCTTCGTACATGAATTGGGCCATGCGCTGGGCTTGAATCATCCGGTGAACTACAAAGACGAAACCGCCAATCCAAATCCCCTGCCGTCCGATCCCGGTCAGCGCTATACCGTGATGTCCTATCAACCGGTGAAAGGCATACCGGGTTATGCCGAGTGGTGGGCGTCTGCGCCTATGCTTTACGACATCCTGGCCATTCAAACGCTGTACGGGGCCAATCCGAACACCGGGGCCGGAGATGGCGACCGCTATACCTTTCAAACTGGCGCCAATGCAATCCAGGCGATTTGGGATGCGGATGGGAGCGACGACGTCATCGACGCATCGGCATTGACCAAGCCGGTCACGATTGACTTACGTCCTGGGCATTTCAGCTTTGTCGGCAAAGACGAGCGGCACAGCGTGCAGCAAATTGCGATTGCTTATCAGATTGCCGGCTACGAGCACAATTGGATTGAAAACGCCATAGGCGGAACGAGTGACGACCGCCTGATTGGTAACGATGCGGTAAACCGTCTGGAAGGAAACGCCGGCAACGACACGCTAGAAGGCGGCAAGGGCGACGACATCCTGGTTGGCGGCGCGGGTTTCGATACCTACGTCCATCGAAGCGGTGACGGCAGCGACCGAATTGTCGAAACACGTGAGGCAGATGGCACGTTCCATGGCTTGATCCGCATCGAAAGCACGGTTTCTGATCAGCTCGCCACCGGTTACTTCAAACCGGTTGACGATCAGCCGGACACGTACACCTCGGCAGACGGCCTGATCCTGATCCGCGGTGCCACCTGGCAGTTGCAAACGCCGGACGGCGCGTCCATCGACCTGGGAGCGGATTTCCAATCGGGCGATCTGGGCATCCGCTTGGCCGCCGCGCCGCCTACGACGCACACTCAGCTTAACGGCGACGAAACCGGCAACTATCTCAGCAGCACATCGATCGGCTCAGTACGGGTGGATGGCCTGGACGGCAAAGACATGATCTGGGGTTCGGCCGAAGCCGACGTTCTGAACGGGGGCGACGGGAACGACTGGATCGTGGGTGACGGCGGGGCAGATCATATCGACGGCGGGCCAGGTGATGACTACATCACCGGTGTGGGCGACGGGAGCTTCGTCGACGCCGGCGGCGGGCACGACATCATCTCCGCGGTCGGTGCCGAATTTATGGTCATCGACCGGCCCAACTCGCCAATCACCGCGGACGCTTTTTGGACCGATGTCAGCCAGCACTGGAACAGTGGGCACAGTGCCCCCTATTTGCATGCAAGCGGTAGCGTTACCGTGGACTACTACGGCGGGATTCGTCCCGGCGAAACCTACCGCGGCGAGTCGGTACTCGGCGGAGGCTGGACCTACGAGTTCACGATCACCTCGAGCAACGTCTTCAACGTCAAATACATGCATCCTACCCTTGCACCGACCGGTATCGCACCGGCAAGGTCTTGGGAGCATGGCATGGCGAGTATGCCCGCCCATGTCCAGGGGGTGGCCCTGTGGGGCGGGGACGGCAATGACCTGCTGATCGGCCATGGTGCGAAAGACAACCTGGCCGGCGGCAAGGATAACGACATATTGCTGGGCAATGGCGGAGACGACGACCTCAAGGGAGGCGAGGGTGAGGATATCCTGATAGGGGGATCCGGAATCGATGTGCTGGACGGCGGTTCCGAGAACGATCAGTTGTTCGGTGAAGCCGGGGGTGACATCATCTTCGGTGGCGGCGGAAACGACGATATTTGGGCGGGTCCGCTATCCGCGCTCGCCGGAGCGGACGGCGACGATTACGTCGATGGCGGCGCGGGTGACGACTATGTCGAAAGCGGGGAAGGCAACGACACCCTGCTGGGCGGTGCAGACAACGACACGCTGTTCGCCGGTGCGGGCTCGGACGTCCTGGCAGGCGGAACCGGGGTGGATTATCTCGACGGTGGCGCGGAACAGGATGTTTTGCATGCCGACGACGGCGCCGACGTCCTGGTCGGCGGTATCGGCGACGACACGCTCGAGGGCGGGGCTGGGCGCGATACCTATGTCTACAACCTAGGCGACGGCATCGACCGGATCGACGACTTCGCCGAGCCGGGGGCTGCCGGCGGGCCGATCGGCAACGTTCTGAGCTTCGGCGCCGGGATCGGGCCATCCGACCTCCGTCTGGGTTTGGGCTCGTTGGCGATCCATTTGCCGGACGGCGGCGCGATCCATATCGAGGGCTTCAACGCCGACGACCCAGGGGCGAATCCGGTGATCGACACGTTCGAGTTCGCCGACGGCACAACCCTTTCTTACCACCAACTCATCGAACGCGGTTTCGATATCGTCGGCACAGTTCAGCATCCTCAGTTGCGCGAGAAGGCCGATAAAAAGCCACGGCATTGGCGCACAATATTGTCATCGTCGCTGTAA
- a CDS encoding transposase family protein: MAWRSLAFDPKMKLNRKSVTAEKKRHTLKSLVISDFNRRILFLCCIVAGSVHDYTLMKDVFTPGSAWFEKVGLWLDLGFLGADKDYQSTQIYLPHKKPRKSKKNPNPTLTPEQKKQNRKQAATRVIVEHAIGGMKFFHCLMHRIRNHLGHFVDYFFSLSAGLWNYKIS; the protein is encoded by the coding sequence ATGGCGTGGAGGTCGCTTGCGTTCGACCCCAAGATGAAACTGAACAGGAAAAGCGTTACAGCGGAAAAAAAAAGACATACGCTCAAATCCCTCGTCATCTCCGACTTTAATCGAAGGATATTGTTTTTGTGCTGCATTGTGGCAGGCAGCGTACATGACTACACACTCATGAAAGACGTCTTCACGCCGGGTTCAGCGTGGTTCGAGAAGGTCGGTTTATGGCTTGACTTAGGATTTCTGGGGGCTGACAAAGATTATCAAAGTACCCAAATATATCTACCCCACAAGAAACCTAGAAAATCCAAGAAAAACCCTAATCCGACATTGACGCCTGAGCAGAAGAAACAGAACAGAAAACAAGCCGCCACCCGGGTCATCGTTGAGCATGCCATCGGTGGCATGAAGTTCTTCCACTGCTTGATGCATCGGATTAGAAATCATCTGGGTCACTTCGTGGATTATTTTTTCTCACTTTCCGCCGGGCTTTGGAACTACAAAATATCTTGA
- a CDS encoding helix-turn-helix domain-containing protein, giving the protein MIYDKFSQITDDRIVASLIGMPKAKFTALVKVFESAALAIDRERVEKGEIKHVKQGGPKGYLDSYEKKLFFVLYYLKTYPTFDVLGFHFGFSGGHAHAHIDRLLPVLGRALTSLNVMPERTLTTPEEFSQLIDQYKNIAIDGVEVACVRPQDETEQEKRYSGKKKTYAQIPRHLRL; this is encoded by the coding sequence GTGATCTACGACAAATTTAGCCAAATAACCGATGACCGCATCGTGGCATCGTTGATTGGAATGCCCAAGGCGAAGTTCACAGCCCTCGTCAAAGTATTCGAGTCGGCCGCTCTCGCCATCGATCGAGAGCGTGTCGAAAAGGGCGAGATAAAACACGTCAAACAGGGCGGTCCTAAAGGTTATCTTGATTCTTACGAGAAAAAGCTGTTTTTCGTTTTGTACTATCTGAAAACCTATCCCACTTTTGACGTTCTGGGCTTTCATTTCGGTTTCAGTGGCGGACATGCCCATGCCCACATCGACCGGTTGCTGCCGGTTTTGGGACGAGCGCTGACAAGCCTCAACGTCATGCCGGAGCGAACGCTAACAACCCCAGAAGAATTCTCTCAACTCATTGATCAATATAAGAACATAGCGATCGATGGCGTGGAGGTCGCTTGCGTTCGACCCCAAGATGAAACTGAACAGGAAAAGCGTTACAGCGGAAAAAAAAAGACATACGCTCAAATCCCTCGTCATCTCCGACTTTAA
- a CDS encoding transposase family protein has protein sequence MKLNRKSVTAEKKRHTLKSLVISDFNRRILFLCCIVAGSVHDYTLMKDVFTPGSAWFEKVGLWLDLGFLGADKDYQSTQIYLPHKKPRKSKKNPNPTLTPEQKKQNRKQAATRVIVEHAIGGMKFFHCLMHRIRNHLGHFVDYFFSLSAGLWNYKIS, from the coding sequence ATGAAACTGAACAGGAAAAGCGTTACAGCGGAAAAAAAAAGACATACGCTCAAATCCCTCGTCATCTCCGACTTTAATCGAAGGATATTGTTTTTGTGCTGCATTGTGGCAGGCAGCGTACATGACTACACACTCATGAAAGACGTCTTCACGCCGGGTTCAGCGTGGTTCGAGAAGGTCGGTTTATGGCTTGACTTAGGATTTCTGGGGGCTGACAAAGATTATCAAAGTACCCAAATATATCTACCCCACAAGAAACCTAGAAAATCCAAGAAAAACCCTAATCCGACATTGACGCCTGAGCAGAAGAAACAGAACAGAAAACAAGCCGCCACCCGGGTCATCGTTGAGCATGCCATCGGTGGCATGAAGTTCTTCCACTGCTTGATGCATCGGATTAGAAATCATCTGGGTCACTTCGTGGATTATTTTTTCTCACTTTCCGCCGGGCTTTGGAACTACAAAATATCTTGA
- a CDS encoding IS1 family transposase (programmed frameshift) has product MASQTIPCKYCKSSDVVRYGTQSGYPRFRCKHCGRTFKTEYIYRAYESGIKEQIVDMAMNGNGIRDTARVLGIGKNTVMATFKKSLPKLVTVNPYIGSREIAVEIRHLFDSPMDVQADEQWSYVARKTNQRWLWYAIDAATGCILSFVFGRRKEEVCAQLIANLRVFNIRTDYTDDWPSYAAFIPANQHVIGKKHTQKIENKNLLLRTRIKRLTRKTLCFSKSELLHDGVIGLFINRYCFQLN; this is encoded by the exons ATGGCCTCTCAAACGATTCCGTGCAAATACTGTAAAAGTTCCGATGTGGTGCGCTATGGTACACAGAGTGGTTATCCCCGCTTTCGTTGCAAGCACTGTGGGCGCACCTTCAAGACCGAATACATTTACCGGGCCTACGAGTCCGGCATCAAAGAGCAGATTGTTGACATGGCGATGAATGGCAATGGTATTCGAGATACCGCTCGTGTTCTCGGGATTGGGAAAAACACGGTCATGGCTACATTCAAAAAAAGTCTACCGAAGT TGGTCACGGTGAATCCTTACATCGGCTCTCGGGAAATCGCCGTGGAAATCAGGCATCTCTTTGATTCACCGATGGATGTTCAGGCGGACGAACAGTGGAGCTATGTGGCTCGCAAGACGAACCAACGTTGGCTCTGGTACGCCATCGACGCCGCCACCGGATGCATTTTGTCCTTTGTGTTTGGGCGGCGCAAAGAGGAGGTTTGCGCACAATTGATCGCCAACCTGCGTGTTTTCAATATTCGAACCGATTACACCGATGATTGGCCAAGCTATGCGGCGTTCATTCCGGCAAACCAGCACGTCATTGGTAAGAAACATACGCAAAAGATCGAAAACAAAAACCTTTTGTTACGTACTCGCATCAAGCGCTTGACTCGCAAAACGCTCTGCTTTTCAAAATCTGAGTTGCTTCACGATGGGGTGATCGGCCTCTTCATTAATCGCTACTGCTTTCAACTAAATTGA
- the cysQ gene encoding 3'(2'),5'-bisphosphate nucleotidase CysQ, translating to MPLRKEPSRFLESVVALAKEAGRRILEIYVSDFRVGVKEDSSPLTAADLASHHCLVEGLTALRPAYPILSEESKSLPFEERLEWETFWLVDPLDGTKEFIKRNGEFTVNVALIHRHQPVLGVVYAPAKKLCYFAAEGCGAYKQIDDLSPQTIEVAANARYPLRVVGSRSHQTEELAVFLSRLGEHELVSIGSSLKFCWVAEGAADLYPRIGLTSEWDTAAAHCIVKEAGGEVTDLHGQPLRYNAKPSLLNPYFLVFGDKSRDWCRYADGIEG from the coding sequence ATGCCCCTTAGAAAAGAACCCTCCCGCTTTCTCGAGTCCGTAGTCGCTCTCGCCAAGGAGGCTGGGAGGCGCATTCTCGAAATCTACGTATCGGATTTCCGTGTGGGCGTCAAAGAAGACAGCTCGCCTCTCACCGCGGCTGATCTTGCCTCCCATCACTGCTTGGTCGAAGGTTTGACGGCCTTGCGTCCGGCCTATCCAATCCTTTCGGAAGAATCTAAGAGCTTGCCGTTCGAAGAGCGGTTAGAGTGGGAGACTTTTTGGCTGGTCGATCCCCTGGACGGCACTAAGGAGTTTATCAAGCGAAACGGCGAGTTCACCGTTAACGTGGCTTTGATTCACCGCCATCAACCGGTGCTCGGCGTCGTATACGCGCCGGCGAAAAAACTTTGCTATTTCGCCGCCGAGGGGTGCGGCGCTTACAAACAGATCGACGACTTGTCGCCGCAGACCATCGAAGTCGCGGCAAATGCCCGCTATCCGCTAAGAGTAGTGGGTAGCCGCTCTCACCAGACAGAAGAGTTGGCGGTCTTTCTGAGCCGCTTGGGCGAGCATGAACTCGTATCGATCGGCAGTTCGCTAAAGTTCTGCTGGGTTGCGGAGGGGGCGGCGGATCTCTATCCCCGTATCGGCCTCACCTCGGAGTGGGATACGGCGGCTGCGCATTGCATCGTCAAGGAGGCCGGCGGCGAAGTCACCGACTTGCATGGGCAGCCGCTGCGCTATAACGCCAAACCGTCGTTGCTCAATCCTTACTTTCTCGTGTTTGGTGATAAATCCAGGGATTGGTGTAGATACGCGGACGGAATAGAGGGCTGA
- the yrfG gene encoding GMP/IMP nucleotidase, producing the protein MIDWRNISSVFLDMDGTLLDLNFDNHFWLEFVPQRYAERHGLSLAEAKAELAPKFKETEGKLEWYCLDYWSDHLGLDIAGLKAEISGLITVLPHVTEFLEAVRKAGKRLVLVTNAHPKALNLKLERTCLHTFFDEVFSSHAFGFPKESPGFWQALSVKESFSTDRTLLVDDSLPVLRAAREFGIRHVVAVRKPDSRQPLKNIVEFDAIDDFRELMPPG; encoded by the coding sequence ATGATCGACTGGCGAAACATCAGCAGCGTGTTTCTCGATATGGACGGCACGCTGTTGGACCTCAATTTCGATAACCATTTCTGGCTCGAATTCGTTCCTCAGCGTTATGCCGAACGGCACGGGCTTTCCCTGGCCGAAGCCAAGGCGGAATTGGCGCCAAAATTCAAGGAAACCGAGGGGAAGCTCGAGTGGTACTGCCTGGATTACTGGAGCGATCACTTGGGCTTGGACATCGCTGGCCTCAAAGCCGAAATTTCGGGATTGATCACGGTCTTGCCCCACGTCACGGAATTCCTCGAGGCGGTGCGCAAGGCCGGGAAACGTCTGGTTCTCGTGACCAACGCACATCCCAAGGCCTTGAATCTCAAGTTGGAGCGCACCTGCCTCCATACGTTTTTCGACGAAGTTTTCTCATCGCATGCCTTTGGCTTTCCAAAGGAAAGCCCCGGCTTCTGGCAAGCGCTCAGCGTCAAAGAATCGTTTTCCACGGATCGGACACTGCTGGTTGACGACAGTTTGCCTGTATTACGCGCCGCGCGGGAATTCGGCATCCGCCATGTGGTGGCCGTAAGGAAACCCGATAGTCGTCAGCCTCTAAAGAACATCGTCGAATTCGACGCTATCGACGACTTTCGGGAGCTCATGCCTCCAGGCTGA
- the trxA gene encoding thioredoxin TrxA: MVSERILQVTDAEFEDKVLKASGPVLVDFWAEWCGPCKMLAPILEEVAGDYEGKLTVAKLNVDDNPNTPQRYGVRGIPTLILFKNGEVEATKVGALAKSQLTAFLDANL; the protein is encoded by the coding sequence ATTGTGAGCGAACGTATACTTCAGGTTACTGATGCCGAATTCGAGGACAAGGTCCTCAAAGCAAGCGGCCCTGTGCTAGTTGATTTTTGGGCCGAATGGTGCGGCCCCTGCAAAATGCTTGCTCCGATTCTCGAAGAGGTCGCCGGGGACTATGAGGGTAAGCTGACCGTCGCAAAACTCAATGTCGACGATAATCCGAATACCCCCCAGCGCTACGGTGTACGCGGAATTCCAACGCTGATTTTGTTCAAGAACGGTGAAGTGGAAGCCACTAAAGTGGGCGCCTTGGCCAAGTCTCAATTGACGGCCTTCCTTGACGCCAATCTCTGA